The Quercus robur chromosome 3, dhQueRobu3.1, whole genome shotgun sequence DNA segment TTCCAATTTTCAgcatcttttattattaatattctaTCAAGCTGAACTATAGATCAAGTTGTTAAAGCCTATATGATATTTGCATAAATCAGTAGATTTTTCTCTATGGTTTTATATAAAGGAAGAGTTTGTTAGCCTTAAAAGTTTTCAGATTGAACATCAGAAACTGTAAAGCACACAAAGACGCATATTTATAGTCTCTTAGAACATCAATGACTTCTTTAACCAAAGACAATAAAGACTCAACTTCCTGGATGACCTGTGAATTTTGTGGCAATTTACTTGGTGGTGATGCAACTGGCACTGTAGGATTATGAAAAAAAGAGGAGACTTAAGTCAATTCAACAGGTCATTCTGAATCTCTGATAGTTAATTAGAAactttagttttgaaaaaatgaaTGTAATAAGGTGCACCAGGTAATAAGGATGGTGTTATTTCTGGCATATTTGGGTGAACTGCAGGTGGATTTTGTCCCACTTTCCTTGGTGGTGATGCAACGGTTACTGTATTTCGTAAAAAGGGGTGGGGGGAGCAACTTAGAACATTCCAACCACAGATTTAGCAAAGGGGTGAAATTTGAGAAGTACTTGTCACATACCTGGAGTAATTGGTTCTAGGATGGGAGCCTTATTATCTGGTGCATTGCTTTGATGAGAGCTTGGTGACAAAGTTCCTGGCACACCTGGGTGGCTGACTAGTGAGTTTTGTGGCAAATTCCTAGAAGTTGCTACTAGAATTTTACATTAAGACAAAGCAGCTAATTCAGAACCTATTTCAACTGGGAATACAGCACAACAAAAGCCTAATAAGTTTTGTACCTGGAGCAGCAAGTGGCATTCATGCAGCAGTCTTCTTAACTGGTGAAGGACTTAGCAGTATGGATGGTGCATGTCCTTGAATAGTCAGAGTTGGAGGAGTTGTTCTATATGGTGGCGATACAGTTGGAGTGCTTGGTGACAAGGATGGTACAAGCATTCCTCCTTAAGAGCACAAGCATGTTTGatcaaataaatagaaaaattaatttgatttgggGTGTCATAAAATTCAGCAAGATGAACTTCCTTCAAATGTTCATGTTCAAGTTCATGGACATTTTCGTTAGGCTCAAGCATTCCTTGTTCAAAGTCATTTGGGCATGGCATCTGCAATTACAACAAGTGTACACTAATTCAATTCAAAAGCTAACCAGAACATGAGGTTTAAGCCTTAAAGTGATGCAAGATGGACACGACCTCAAAATAAATATGAACCATAATAATCTTTAACATCAAACTATATGGGAAACCTTGAATTGACGAACAAACCAATGTTATTCCAGCAGATGAGGCAACCTATTTGATGCCACAAACGAGTATCAAGGGGTTAATCCAAATAAGTATAAACTCTATAATGAACCTAGGCCCCATTATGCCATGATATAAGTACCCAATTcaatataattttcaattatttacaGTGTGAACTTCAACATGGAAGTTTCTTTTAGTTTTGTAGGTACTTTACAGGAGCAAAACAACATATAGGACTTTTGATGCCTTTTTGAACAGGGTCTTTTGGCTAGATCtaaaaatgtctttttttttaacaaaaaaaaaaagattttattccAGTAAAACTACATCATGatcaatacaaaacaaaagatagcctaaagaattacaagtaaaagagaCTGAACTAGCAAACTCTACCACTGTCACTGAGACCTAGAAAAATTGGCCATTCATAGAGtaatttaagaaaagaaagtttCATTCGACTGAacttctgaaatttttgacattttcaaAACTTCCACTTCCTAAACATTTCATGTTATTTCTACTATAAGGCAGAATGAACTTTTTGGCAAGCCTTTGAATAGGGGGAGATTGCAGTTAAATAGATATAAAGAGAACAAGCTTGGAGTAGCCAGccatgaataacaaaatattatatcaCTCACCATCatataaaatttctttaaaaggGGAAAGCCTTTGAGAATAGCTATCACCTTCAAGGCGTCAAATTCCATTCTTTGAGAGAAACACAGCTCCAAAGTTTCAACGTTGCTGAAGATACCAATGCTCTTAGGTATGCAGAACTACACAAAGAAATACACGATTAGTCTTTTACTACAACTAATAAATCTTCACTTCATAAAGAAGTGacaacaattttttcatttttttcacgTACCAACTTAGTTGAAATAGAAACATGTAGCATCCTCAGATTAGGGAGATCTTTTGCAAGCTGTTGGAAAATATAATGCATGTCTCTTTCACGGTATTACACCGAAACACACTTCTTCTAGCTTAGGGACATTAAGGAAAGAAGTTTTAACCAAAAGTAAATTAGAATATTCAAATCTAAGGAGATTCATAACTGACAGTTCAATTTCCTCCACCTCAAAGCAAAagcaaattgttaaaattctCAAACGAACTAATGAGCTGAAAATCCTCAATTTAAGGGGAAGGTAACACCCATCCATTAACAAAGTGATAAGGCTCAAACAACAAGTACAGATGGTCTGTACATCAGATAGACCTAAACGTACATTCACTAAATTGAGAGTTGTTAAGTTGCAGAATTTGGTGAACAAATTAGGTCCCAAACTAGTAACACTGCCAAAACATGAGACAACAACAGGTGGACAATCATGCATCcatcaaataaaaccaatacatattgaaaaaaaaaaaaaaaatcccaaattctCAGCATATACTCCTCCAAAACTAAAACCACTCATCAGGGGAAGACTTCAATTTTAAGAATACAATTTGTTTTTGCAAAATGTAAGTTTCAAGCACATtccaccaaaaataaattagatatAAAAAAACTGACACATGCATCAACACAGATTAactaaaaattcaataaatcaaCCAAAACCATTACGTTTTTAATTGTATAGCTCGTAATGCCATTCGAATTAGAACTCAGTAGCCAAAACAACATTCTCAgtaacaaattttcaatttcaaatcaaaacccaaaatttcccaatcaaatgaaaaatgaaCCTTCTCAgtaacaaattttcaatttcacaGTAACGAATCTGAAATAACTAACCTCCCTGGATCTTGATCGTCGAGGAAGAGATCCTCTTGAACACTGTGAACGCACACGATCGCGAAGTCGATCATTAACGCCGAGATGAGGAACGATCTGATGGTGGTGAGGAAAACGACGGCAACAGTTAAGAGCGAGAGACCGATCTCGGAATCAAAACAGAAAGCGGAGAGTGAAGTGCTGTGGTTGGAGATTTAAGGCAGTCATCGGACCTGAGGGAAGGTGGCGCTCTGGGCCCAGACGCTGCCGTTGTGGCCGATGATCGACGTTTGAGGGGAGAAGGGGAGAAAGGAGATCGGCGAAGGGTCTGGCGGCAGCGTCGGCATCGGCGTCAGTGTTGGCATTGGTGTCGGCTGAGGTTGTGAGGGGAAGGGAGGGTTGGAAGGCGAAGGGTCGGAAGGCGAACGGTCAGCAGCTGACGTTTGGGTTTgtgaaagaaaggaagaaaatagtttgtgtttggGAGGGAAGTGACCAAAAAAGAGGTGGGAAGTGATATTTGCTGAAATGGGTTTAAGGGAATTAGAAACCCCTTTAGTGACGAAGCTCAATTTTGTCACTAAAGAACTTAgattttgttaagatttttagagAGGAATTTCAGATTTCGTCGCTATAGcatacttttagtgacgaattgtgatttcgtcactaaaacaatGAAATGAAGAACCATgattatttttagtgacgatTATTTTTCGTCGCTAATTCTTCCTTATAGAGACGAAAtgattttcgtcactaatactATCCATAGCAATAGCTATAGCGACGAAATATTCCGTCGCTATAGATTAATTAAGTTCCTGCCAAATTTTTCCTTGTCAGCGCCtatttttcaaattacaatAGAAACGAAAATTAgttttcgtcgctaaatgttataatttttttacattattagtgacgaaattcgTATTTCGTTactaaatctatatttttagtgacaaaaaatatttcctcactaattttcgtcactaaaaatacattttgttgtagtggtGACGAGTAATCACACCATCGTATGGTGTACTTTCATGCATGCAATAATTCTCTTTAGTCGATAGTGTTATTtcacaaattatttcacaaacATAGTATTgtttgcaactttttttttttaatttattttttgaggttAAAAGGCAGAAAGGAATATGCGACCTTTTGGATttgttatatatgtttatggAGAAGCCACTAAACTTGGAGGGccacaattaagaaatttaGTAAGTTCATTAATTAACATGGGATTAAAGGGAACTTAGGAACGTATAATTAAGACTGAGGAAAGGGATGTAGAATACAAGAATCAATGACGCAAAGAAATTAATGTGATTCAGCCACTAAAATTTACATTCACATCACAAAAAGTCGAAACGTGTCATTTTTCGTTCATTTGATTGATGATCACACAGAATAAAGGAATGAATGTTTATAAGGAGACTAACACGTAAAGTCTTGTTTAATTTAAATCGGTAAAACCTATTGCACACACATCCATATACAATTGAAATCATGAATTGGATGCATGATTTTTCCAATTGTTTTCACCTACGTACAGACATGTGTGCAAGTTGGAATGTGTAATTAACACCATCCAATTTAAATCATTTGAGACTTCATTTAATTATGGGGGTGTGTGTTGTTTTAACCAACAATGGCTTTTAAGTTTCTTTAGAATAGCTTGGATTCTTGAGGATATTAAGTTTATTTATGATCGTTTTGATTTCCTTTGATAACATATTTTTACATTGTAATTGTGTTGCTCTAACTCTTGTAAGTATTGCAGAAAAGAATGAGGAGGTCAATATGCAATGTGGTGTGCAAAAGAAATCGCTTGGATTCTTGAGGATATTaagtttatttgtgatatttttgttttgtatgtatttgtgttactttttttttttttttgttacatttttttcttcttttttttgaaacttattGTCATATATTCATGATTATTAATAGTAAAATTGGCcatgatattttgaaaatattccattccaaAACCGGCTAAACTGCACCTTGTATATCACAATGCACTACATATGTGACTGCAAAACTGAGGTGTGGTGTAATGATAGTTTTAGCCAAATTATACCGCAAAGTACAATactaaaaatgacccaaaactACACCACGAAAAGCTCTAATTATTCCTATTCCCATATAATAAGCATTATAATTTACTAAACTTGCTTTAGACTATAAAGCTCTTGAATCTTGATCAATTGACTTCTATTTGActgtattttaatcatttatttttgtattattttcattatattctttcaataaatcttaaaaatagtgtaaaaattgaaattttgaaaccaGGGTAAAAGCCTCCATTTTAAGCCACAGATTTTCAGAATAAgttgtttatatattatattatattgtattttatatatagttaataattatctttaatttcttaaaaaaaaaaaaaaagacacccCCACTTGTGTGACTCAAAACTCAGAAAGTGTGAAGCACAGACATAGTGGCTGCATACTCTTGTTCACTCTATCGTGTCTCTCTCTAAAACTCGGCGCTTCTTCGATCCGATCTCTCATCTCTTATCCCCACTACACCGAAACCCATCTCCATCTGCTGCTGCTTCTTTTTCTGCAGAGAAAATGGGTACATGTGTTGCTAATAAATCAAGAAACCCACTTGTTTTTGTTACTGTTAGAGTAAGGCAGTTTATCCCATTTCATGCTCTTTATTCTACTCTACCTCCTTCTACTACAAGTAGTAGTAATGGTAGAGAGTACTTGGAAATCCCATATCAGAATCGCAATCAGTTGTTGAAATCTGTGATAGATCACCGCAAATCTCGAACCTTTAGGAATCTTGACCATGGCTTAGTcctgtttgataaaatgcttcAGTTAAGCCCTTTGCCTTCCATTGTGGATTttactcaattttttggtgCCATTGCAAGAATGAAGCATTACTCGGTAGTCGTTACTCTAATTGGACAAATGGGATCATTAGGAATTGCTCCCAATGATTATACTCTCTCTGTTTTGATTAACTGCTTTTGCCAATTGAACCGAGTAGATTTGGGTTCTTTGTCTTGGcaacaattttgaaacttggttATCACCCGAATCGTATAACTCTAAACGCTCTTGTCAAGGGGCTCTGTCTTCAAGGTAACATTGCTGGAGCTGTCAGGTTGGTAGAAGATATGGAGAAGAATGGTTATCAACCTAATGCATTTACCTGTGGAACGTTACTAAATGGTCTGTGTAAGATTGGTGAGACTGATAAGGCTATTAGGTTGCTTAGGAAGATGGAAGAAGGGAATTTTGAGCTTGATTTGACTGCGTATAGCACAATCATTGATGGTTTATGCAAGGACAAATTGGTATCTGAGGCATTGAACTTTTTGTCTGAGATGATGAGGAAAGGCATTCATCCAAACCTTATCGTTTACAATTTCTTAATTCACGGCCTATGTAATTTTGGCTGGTGGAGGGAGGTTACTACCTTGTTGAATGAGATGGTGCAAAAGATCTTGCCAGGTGTCCAAACCTTCAACATATTGGTGGACGCACTTTGCAAAGAGGGGAAGCTGACCGAGGCAAAAGAAGTTTTTGACGCGATGATTCAAAGAGGCATTCAACCTAACACAGTCACTTATGGCTCTTTGATTGATGGTTACTGTttgcaaaacaaaatgaataatGCTATCAAAACATTTAATTTGATGGTTGAGAAAGGTTGGTCGCCTAATGTGTATAGTTATACCATATTGATCAATGgatattgcaaaaataaaaggattgaTGATGCAATGCATCTCTTCCATGAAATGTCCAACGAGGGTTTGATTCCTAATGTTGTGACTTATAGCACTCTTATAGGTGGCTTTTACCGAGTGCAAAGACCTCAAGCTGCACTAGAGCTATTCCATAAGATGAAAGCTTGTGGCCAAGACCTAGATCTCCAAACTTATGCCATCTTGTTAGATGGCCTTTGTAAGAACAAACAAATTGATGAGGCAATGGCAGTGTTTCAAGAGATGGAATCCAAAAGGATGGACCATACTATTGTGATTTATAACATTTTAATTGAAGGTTTGTTTAATGTTGGGAAACTTAAGAATGCAAGAGAAATATTTTATAGTCTTCCTACCAAAGCATTGCGGCCTAATATTTGGACTTACACTATTATGATCAAAGGGTTTTTCAAAAGATGAAGCGGTTGAGTTGCTTGAGAAAATGGATGGGAATTGTTGTTTGCCTAATGATTGCACATATAACACAATCATCCAAGGGTTACTGTAACATAATGAGACATCGAGGGCAATGAAATATCTCCACATAATAATTGAGAAGGGTTTCTCAGCAAATGCAACCACTGCAACCATGTTTATTGACTTGTTGTCAACTAAGCAAGTAGATAAAAACATTCAAGAATTACTTAAGAAGCCTAAATGAGGTctacatattttaaattcaTCACAAGTCAATCTGTAAGCAATGTGTTTCTTTGAGTAAATTTATACTCTTTGAAAGATTATGTTTCTTTTGAATTGTATGCACAAGATTGTTAGTTGAACCAT contains these protein-coding regions:
- the LOC126716717 gene encoding uncharacterized protein LOC126716717 isoform X2; protein product: MLHVSISTKLFCIPKSIGIFSNVETLELCFSQRMEFDALKVIAILKGFPLLKKFYMMMPCPNDFEQGMLEPNENVHELEHEHLKEVHLAEFYDTPNQINFSIYLIKHACALKEECLYHPCHQALQLYRHHIEQLLQL
- the LOC126716717 gene encoding uncharacterized protein LOC126716717 isoform X1; this encodes MHYIFQQLAKDLPNLRMLHVSISTKLFCIPKSIGIFSNVETLELCFSQRMEFDALKVIAILKGFPLLKKFYMMMPCPNDFEQGMLEPNENVHELEHEHLKEVHLAEFYDTPNQINFSIYLIKHACALKEECLYHPCHQALQLYRHHIEQLLQL